The proteins below come from a single Parazoarcus communis genomic window:
- a CDS encoding type II toxin-antitoxin system VapC family toxin, with product MLDTNILIYLIKNKPPEVAERVDALNESDALCMSFVTFAELLKGAERSTRKQESLRKLEQLSREVPVQYETNRALSEHYAIWFTALKAAGTPIGGNDLWIACHALAENATLVTNNTREFERIAGLRIENWAEPVAKSAAAD from the coding sequence ATGCTCGACACCAACATTCTGATCTACCTCATCAAGAACAAACCCCCGGAGGTAGCGGAGCGAGTCGACGCACTTAATGAGAGCGACGCCTTGTGCATGTCCTTTGTGACCTTCGCTGAGTTGCTCAAGGGCGCTGAACGCAGCACGCGCAAGCAAGAATCCCTTCGCAAGCTCGAACAACTCAGTCGCGAGGTCCCCGTGCAATATGAAACGAATCGCGCCCTCTCCGAACACTACGCGATTTGGTTCACCGCGCTCAAGGCTGCAGGAACGCCGATCGGGGGCAACGACCTATGGATTGCGTGTCATGCGCTCGCCGAGAATGCGACCCTGGTTACCAACAACACGCGTGAATTCGAACGTATCGCAGGCCTGCGGATCGAGAACTGGGCCGAACCCGTAGCAAAATCGGCGGCGGCCGACTGA
- a CDS encoding antitoxin, with protein MRTLISRVFTNGNSQAVRIPLELRLESRKVEITRTPNGDLLIHPIPSDRGQALLEALDGFDVDFIAALEADRNDQPEMQDREPL; from the coding sequence ATGCGCACCTTGATCAGCCGAGTTTTCACCAATGGCAACAGCCAAGCGGTCCGTATTCCACTGGAGCTACGCCTCGAGTCGCGCAAAGTCGAGATCACGCGCACGCCTAACGGCGATCTGCTGATCCATCCAATCCCGTCGGATCGGGGTCAAGCCTTGCTGGAAGCACTTGACGGCTTCGACGTCGACTTCATCGCCGCACTCGAAGCCGACCGCAACGATCAACCGGAGATGCAGGACAGGGAACCGCTGTGA
- a CDS encoding HEPN domain-containing protein — MSLPQAAEKALKAILASNGETIPKTHDLRLLIERCVALDRSMEPLRNACDELPPYATEFRYPTDIPDPPISEVENAIALAREIVSSASMALTNRFPDQR; from the coding sequence ATATCACTGCCACAAGCAGCGGAGAAAGCGCTGAAGGCGATCCTCGCGTCAAATGGAGAGACGATCCCGAAAACTCACGACCTGCGCCTTCTCATCGAACGCTGCGTTGCCTTGGATAGGTCAATGGAGCCTCTACGTAACGCCTGTGACGAACTGCCACCTTACGCCACAGAGTTTCGCTACCCAACCGACATCCCAGATCCGCCAATTTCAGAGGTCGAGAATGCCATCGCATTGGCCCGAGAGATTGTCAGCTCGGCAAGCATGGCACTGACTAACCGGTTCCCGGACCAGCGATAG
- a CDS encoding nucleotidyltransferase domain-containing protein — protein MKSSLNIGVGSMLASEVLGEISKRISSQLNPHQIILFGSHAWGTPTAESDIDLLVIVPTSSETPHRRAVQVHRALRGLPVACDVIVRTRAKIDQLNSVRSSLLYRALTEGKKLNA, from the coding sequence ATGAAATCCTCACTGAATATCGGAGTAGGCAGCATGTTGGCAAGCGAAGTCCTCGGCGAAATCTCAAAGCGCATTTCCTCCCAACTCAACCCCCACCAGATCATCCTTTTCGGCTCGCACGCCTGGGGAACACCCACGGCTGAAAGCGACATTGACCTCCTTGTCATCGTGCCAACCTCCTCCGAGACTCCGCACAGACGCGCCGTGCAGGTACATCGGGCGCTTCGCGGGTTACCGGTCGCCTGTGACGTCATCGTTCGCACGCGGGCCAAGATTGACCAGCTGAATTCCGTCAGATCATCGCTACTGTACAGGGCGCTCACAGAGGGGAAGAAGCTCAATGCCTGA
- a CDS encoding acyl-CoA ligase (AMP-forming), exosortase A system-associated has translation MNATHLLHQLVLASTQRAPDAPALTHGADTLSFTQVEARVTQCARGLISLGLSRAERVAIYLDKRIETVVATFGISAAGGVFVPVNPILKPEQVGYIMQDCNVRVLVTSPERFAALKDTLATCHDLRHVVLTSAPAAMPTLPGATVTLWSEVMAAPPAAGHRVIDTDMAAILYTSGSTGRPKGVVLSHRNMVAGAKSVAQYLENRPGDTLLAALPLSFDAGFSQLTTAFHAGARVVLLNYLMPRDVLKALDKEKVTGLTAVPPLWIQLSQLQWPETITEHLRYIANTGGRMPLDTLGKLRAALPRTKPFLMYGLTEAFRATYLPPEEVDRRPDSIGKAIPNAEVLVLREDGTECTANEPGELVQRGALVGMGYWNDPEKTAERYKPLPPGVGGREVGLVIPELAVFSGDNVRRDEEGFLYFIGRRDEMMKTSGYRVSPTEVEEILYATQMVGECAAFGIPHDTLGQAIVVIVSPPPGRTMDLVALQAECRTRMPAYMVPARIEVRDGPLPRNPNGKIDRKTLASEL, from the coding sequence ATGAACGCGACCCACCTCCTGCACCAGCTCGTTCTGGCTTCAACCCAACGCGCGCCCGACGCACCGGCCCTCACCCATGGCGCCGACACACTCAGCTTTACCCAGGTGGAAGCACGCGTCACACAATGTGCCCGCGGGCTGATTTCGCTTGGGCTAAGCCGCGCCGAACGCGTCGCTATCTACCTCGACAAGCGCATCGAAACCGTCGTCGCCACCTTCGGCATCAGTGCAGCAGGTGGCGTGTTCGTGCCGGTCAACCCGATCCTGAAGCCCGAGCAAGTGGGCTACATCATGCAAGACTGCAATGTGCGTGTGCTGGTGACCAGCCCGGAGCGCTTTGCCGCGCTCAAGGATACACTCGCCACCTGCCACGACCTCCGCCACGTCGTCCTCACCAGTGCCCCGGCCGCAATGCCCACCCTGCCTGGCGCCACGGTAACCCTCTGGTCCGAGGTAATGGCCGCACCGCCCGCTGCCGGCCACCGCGTCATCGACACCGACATGGCCGCCATTCTGTACACTTCGGGCAGCACAGGCCGACCCAAAGGCGTGGTGCTATCCCATCGCAACATGGTTGCTGGCGCCAAAAGCGTAGCCCAATACCTCGAAAACCGTCCCGGCGACACCCTGCTCGCCGCGCTGCCACTGTCTTTCGATGCGGGTTTCTCGCAACTCACCACCGCCTTCCACGCCGGCGCCCGCGTGGTGCTGCTCAACTACCTGATGCCGCGTGACGTGCTCAAGGCACTGGACAAGGAAAAGGTCACCGGCCTGACCGCGGTACCACCGCTGTGGATCCAGTTGTCGCAACTGCAATGGCCCGAGACCATTACCGAGCACCTGCGCTACATCGCCAACACCGGCGGGCGCATGCCGCTGGACACGCTCGGCAAGCTGCGCGCCGCGTTGCCGCGCACCAAACCGTTCTTGATGTATGGCCTCACCGAAGCATTTCGCGCGACCTACTTGCCCCCCGAAGAAGTGGACCGTCGCCCTGACTCCATCGGCAAGGCCATCCCCAACGCCGAAGTGCTGGTACTGCGCGAAGACGGCACCGAATGCACCGCCAACGAACCCGGCGAACTGGTACAGCGTGGTGCCCTGGTCGGCATGGGCTACTGGAACGATCCCGAGAAAACCGCCGAGCGCTACAAGCCCCTGCCCCCCGGCGTGGGCGGGCGCGAGGTCGGCCTCGTCATCCCCGAACTGGCGGTGTTCTCGGGCGACAACGTGCGCCGCGACGAAGAAGGCTTTCTGTATTTCATCGGCCGCCGTGACGAGATGATGAAAACCTCCGGCTACCGGGTCAGCCCGACCGAAGTCGAAGAGATCCTGTACGCCACGCAAATGGTCGGCGAATGCGCTGCTTTTGGCATACCCCACGACACTTTGGGCCAGGCCATTGTCGTCATCGTCAGCCCCCCGCCCGGCCGCACGATGGACCTCGTCGCCCTGCAAGCCGAATGCCGCACCCGCATGCCGGCCTACATGGTGCCTGCACGCATCGAAGTCCGCGATGGCCCGCTGCCACGCAACCCCAACGGCAAAATCGACCGCAAGACATTGGCAAGCGAGCTGTAG